In Pseudomonas sp. P5_109, the genomic window TTCGATCGCCTGGAAGACCTCAGCGACAACCACTGCAAGGCCATGTCTTTCGACATCACGCCACGCGGGCGTGTCTGGCACATGACCATCGGTTTTCTGGTGTTTCACTTCCTGCGGCATTTCCCGGCATGGGCCGGTTGGTTGCCGGCGCATAAACCGCACCTAAAACCCTTCCAACCCCCAACCGGGAGCGCCGACCATGAACCGCGCTGAGACCCACGCGCCAGCCCATGCAAAGAGCCCGGGCAAGTCCCATTGGGGTCGCTGGAAACGACCGCTGACGATGCTGTTTTTCCTGATGCTGATCGTGCTGTTCGCGACGCTCGCCCAGCGCCTCGAATGGAACGAAGTGTTCGATAACCTGGCCGATTTCAAGGTGCGCACGCTGATCATTGCGTCGGGGCTGACCCTGGTGAGCTTTCTGGTGTACGCCTGCTTCGACCTGATCGGCCGCACCTACATCCGCCAGAACCTGACATGGAAGCAGATCCTGCCCGTGGGGATCATCAGCTATGCCTTCAACCTCAACCTGAGCGCCTGGGTCGGCGGTATCGCCATGCGTTACCGGCTGTATTCGCGGCTCGGGGTCAGCAAGAGCAACATCGCGAAAATCCTCGGCCTGAGCCTGGCGACCAACTGGTTCGGCTACATGGTGATTGCCGGCGCCGTGTTCAGCAGCGGGCTGGTGCGCATGCCGCCGGGCTGGAAGCTCAGCAGTAGCGCGCTGCAAGGCGTAGGGATTTTGTTGCTACTGCTGAGCGCCGGGTACCTGGCGGCGTGCCGGTTTGCCAAACGTCGGGAGTGGGCGATTCGCGGTATCGAAATTGACCTGCCATCGCTGCGCATGGCGGTGCTGCAACTGGCCCTCGGGGCCCTGAACTGGGCGCTGATGGCGGCGGTGATTTTCACTTTGCTGCCGGGCAAACTGGATTATCCATTGGTGCTGGGCGTGCTGTTGATCAGCGCCATCGCCGGGGTCATCACCCACATCCCGGCCGGGCTCGGCGTGCTCGAGGCGGTGTTCGTGGCGCTGCTGCAACATGAGGTTTCGCGAGGCAGCCTGGTGGCGGGACTGCTGGCCTATCGAGCGATTTACTTCATTCTGCCGCTGTTGATTGCCCTGGTGATGTATTTGCTGGTGGAGGCCAAGGCCAAGTCGTTGCGGATTTCCAGGAAACCCAAGTGATTTTGTGCTGGTTGTGAGGACGCCTTCGCGAGCAAGCCCGCTCCCACAAGGATCGAAGGCGTACCATAGAATTTGCATCCACCAACGGACCCTGTGGGAGCGGGCTTGCCCGCGAAGGCGTCCGCAAGATCACCACAAATCTCAGGACGATTGAATAATGCTCAACCGCTCCCCTACCACCATCTCGGTAATCCAGTCGACGAGGATCGAGGTGTAGGCCTGTTGGGAAACCGGCTCACTCAAGGCATGGTCGGCGCCGTCGATGATGCGGTGAGTCAGTGAATGAGTCTGCTGGCACGCCGCGCGGTAGCTCATGATCGTCGCATGGGGCACGTAATCGTCAGTCTCGGACTGCACCAGCAGGACATCCCCGGTGAATTGCGAACAGGCATGCAAGGCGCGGTTACTGTCGGCACGCACCAGGGTGCTTCGATAGTCACGCAGATCCAACTTGTCCAGATCGCGTTTCGGCGCGTGCCATTGCTCGTCGCGATACAGCGCCGGCACCCGTAGCGCCAGCCAGCGCACGGGTCTGAGCGAGGTCAGGATCGAGGCCAGATACCCCCCGTAACTGGTGCCGACCACGGCAATCGCCGAGGTATCGAGGGCCGGGTGCGCGAGCAGGCGATCATAGGCTGCCAGCAGGTCGCGCAAGTTGTCTTCGCGGGTCACCCGGGACAATGGAATGCCGGTGCCGCCGGTGTGCCCGCGCAGGTCGAAAGTCAGACACACGCAGCCCAACCCGGCGATGCCTTTGGCGCGCTCCAGGTCCCGCTCCTGACTGCCGCCCCAACCGTGCACGAAGAGCACGCCGGGGACTTTCGATTTGGGGCTCAGAAAAGTCCCGCTCATCTGTTCGTTGTCGATGTCGATCTGAATGGATTCGCTTCTAGCCGTCATAGGATTTGACCGTTACGTACTTGAGCAGAAAGTCACTGGTCTGCGCCGGCCCGCGGTACACCTCGATGGCGTCTGCAGGCAGCGGCTGATCGTTGTAGGTTTCCACCGAAGACACCCGGATCGCGCGCATCCCCCGATCGTTGACGAAACTCTGCAACGCCGCCACTTCGGCACTGCTGGCACCACCCATGCGCCAGGACTGTTCGAGCACACCGCTGCGCGCCTGCCCGTCACTGTCAACACCTTGGGCGATGTCGTAGTTGCGCCGCGAGGCATAAAAGCCGGGATAGGCTTCATCCGCCGCCTTGTCGAACACCTGCGCCTGATGAATCGCCAGGCGCACATCTTCCGGCAGATCCAGTTTCAGCAATTCGTCGTAGTCGCCCGGCACCACCAGCAGGTTGGACCCGCCATACACAGCCTCGCCCTGCGCGTCTTCGGTAAGGTATTGATCACCGCAGTAACTGAGGATCTTGCCGCCAATAAAACTCTGGCCGACGCTGTGGGTGATCACCTGGTCCAGATCCTGTTCGAGCACCACGCCTTCGGTGAACGTAGTCCCGGCCTCTGGCCTGGCGAGCACTTCATCGAACCCGTCGAGGCTTTTGATCACTTCCTGACCGCGTCCGGCACAGGCATGAATCGGCTTCAGGCGGATCGGCCCGGTGTACAACAGATGCTCCGCCGCCGGACGCGCGTCCTTCAGGGAGAAGACGCTGAGACCGTCGAGCACCACGCTGCGCACCCGCTCGGAAAACAATGGAGCCCAGCCTGGCGGCGCATGGGCATGGCGGTTGAGCAATCCGTGACTGATGGCCTTGGTGCAGATGAAGTCGTGGTCGACATAACCACCCCACAAATCTTCCGGTCCCTTGACCCCCAGTTGCCGGGCAGCCGCAGCGCCCACAAGTGTCTGGGTCGGCAACAGGTAGAGATCCCGTCCGTCGTGCAACTGCGGATCGTAGCTGCCGCCGTACTTGAGCCCCAATATCTGCGCCAGCCAGCGGGCCAGCGCACGGTTGGTTTCGACTTCATGCAGCGGCGCGTTGGCGAGCACCGAATGGGCGACCACCAGTTTCTTGCGGTTTGTTGGGGTCATGCATCCCCCTTCAATCGACGCTTGATGAATGTAGTTGAAGGGGTGCAGGGATCAGGCCAAGGCTCGTTGTGGCATAAGGCGTTTTAAATCAGACCGTTGCCCATAAAGTGATGGCATGGGGCCTGTTTTATTCTGCACGACGCCCTTTGATACTCCGGCATTTTGCACGACTCAGGACTGGCACAGACCCCATGTGGGAGTGGGCTTGCTCGCGAATGCTATCTGTCAGCGAGGCTGATGTTGACTGACGCACCGCTTTCGCGAGCAAGCCCCACACAGGGGATTTGTGGTGCTGCGTCTACCACGTCGCGGCCCCCGGCGTCACCCCGAACCGCGTCCGATAAACACTCGGCGCCAGCCCGGTGATTTTCTTGAAGGTCGCGCGAAACGCCCCGGGGTCCTGATAACCCACGGTCCAGGCGATGTGGTCAATGGTGCCGTTGGTGAATTCGAGCATTTCCCGGGCCTTGCCGACTCGCAGATGCTGGCAGTATTCGGTGGGTTTGAGGCCGGTGGCCGCACGGAATCGGCGCAGGAAGGTACGTTCTTCCATGCCTGCCTTTTCGGCCATCGCCGCCAGTGATACATCCGTCGCCCCGGTGCTTTGCAGCCAGTGCTGCACCTTGAGGATCGCCGCATCACCATGGCTGAGGATCGGTGCAAAATTACTGCCGCACTCACTGGCGCTGTCGCTGTGCTCCACCACCAGAAACCGCGCGGTGCTGGTGGCAATGCTCGGCCCCAGCAGACGGTTGACCAGGCGCAGCCCCAGCTCGGACCAGGCCATCAACCCGGCAGTGGTGATCAGGTCGCCGTCATCGACAATTGGCGTATCGGCCTTGAGCCTGATTGACGGGTAACGCTCGGCAAAGGCTTTGGCCGAGGTCCAGTGGGTGGTGGCACTGCGGCCATCGAGCAGACCGCTTTCCGCCAACAGGATAGACCCCACGCAAACCCCGCCCAGTGTCGCGCCGCCGGCATGTTGCTCGCGTAACCAGCGGATCAATCCCTGTGGCGCCTGGCCCTCGGTAAATCCGGCAATCGACGGGGGAATCAACACGGCCACCAGGGCGCGCTCCGGACCGGGATGGCTGTCGAAGACCCGCGCCGGCAACTGATCGCCTTCGACCTGCCAATGGCTGACCCGCAACAGCGGCAACTGCGCAGACTGATGTTCGGCGGCAATCCGGTTGGCCACCCCGAACAAATCCGTCAAGCCATGCACCGCCGCCATCTGCGCGCCGGGATAGATCAGCACGCCCAGCTCAGCGATTGCCCTTTCTGCATCCATTGTCAGTTTTCCCCCTTCTATTGTCGGTGCGACCAATCCCCGGATCGCCGGCCAGAGCCAATACTTCATTCCACACCAACACACACTTCGAGGAAACAGTCATGGCCAAGCAAGCGCTCATCGTAGTCGATATCCAGAACGACTACTTCCCACAAGGCAAGTGGCCGCTGGTCGGCGCCGACGCCGCTGCGGACAACGCCGTTCGCCTGATCAAGGCCTTCCGCGATGCCGGTGATTCGGTGGTGCACATCCGCCACGAATTCACGTCCGAAGAGGCGCCGTTTTTCACCCCGAACTCCGAAGGCGCCAAGCTGCACCCCAAAGTGCTCAACCGCGCCGACGAACCGGTGGTGCTCAAGCACTTCGTCAACTCGTTCCGCGAAACCGAGCTGAAATCGATCCTCGACGAACAAGGCATCAAGGAACTGGTGGTCGTGGGCAGCATGAGCCACATGTGCGTCGACGGCATCACCCGTGCGGCGGCGGACTTTGGCTACAAGGTGACCGTGATCCACGACGCCTGCGCCACCCGTGACCTGGAATTCAATGGCGTGAATGTACCGGCGGCCCAGGTTCATGCGGCGTTCATGGCAGCCCTGGCGTTTGCGTATGCCAGCGTGGTGTCGGCCAACGATTTCCTCGCGGCCTGAGCCTGCAACTAAATATCACCGACCATAAAAAACCCGCACTTCAGACCGAAGTGCGGGTTTTGTTTTTCAGCTTGCCGTTTGCAGGCTTTCAGCAGCTTTAGAACGGAATATCGTCATCAAAGCTGTCGAAATCCGGAGCTGGTTGAGGAGCGGCCTGCTGTGGAGCCGGACGCGACTGCTGCGGCGCCGACTGCTGTGGACGCGGAGCCTGCTGGCGCGGAGCGGATTGCTGGTAGTTGTTACCGCCGCCCTGGCCCTGCTGGTCGCCCTGTGGACGACCGCCCAGCAGTTGCATGGTGCCTTGCATGTCGACCACGATTTCGGTGGTGTAACGCTTGATACCGTCTTTTTCCCACTCACGGGTCTGCAGCTTGCCTTCGATGTACACCTGCGAACCTTTACGCAGGTATTCGCCGGCGATTTCCGCAACCTTGCCGAACATCGACACACGGTGCCATTCGGTCTTTTCGACTTTCTGACCAGTTTGCTTGTCGGTCCACTGTTCGCTGGTTGCCAGACTCAGGTTGGTCACGGCATTACCGTTAGGCAAGTAGCGAACTTCGGGATCCTGGCCGCAAGTGCCGACCAATATGACTTTGTTAACCCCACGGGCCATAACGTTCTCCTAGGCTACGCACGCTGCCTCGGCCGGGTTGTTCACCAGGCGCTCAAGGGTGGTGCGATCCAATAGTTCGGTGTCCAGTTTGATGTAAATCGCCGCCTCTTCCGCGACGATGACTGCATCTGTTACCCCTACGACCGCCTTCAGGCGCTCGACCAGACCCGCTTCGCGGATCGCCTCGGGCGACAACGGCAAGCGCAGGCTTGTGACGTAGGGAGGTTCGCGCATGGTAACAGCAAAGGCTAGCCAGAGGGCAGCCAGACCGGCGCATCCGAGGAACACAACCGACAGACCGCCATGCTGGAACAGCCAGCCACCGAGGATTCCCCCCAGTGCCGAGCCGAGGAACTGGCTGGTGGAATAAACCCCCATCGCCGTGCCCTTGCCGCCTGCCGGTGAAACCTTGCTGATCAGCGACGGCAACGAGGCTTCCAGCAGATTGAACGCGGTGAAAAACACCACCGTACCGATCACCAGAGACCGCAAGCTATCGCCAAACTG contains:
- a CDS encoding lysylphosphatidylglycerol synthase domain-containing protein, with product MNRAETHAPAHAKSPGKSHWGRWKRPLTMLFFLMLIVLFATLAQRLEWNEVFDNLADFKVRTLIIASGLTLVSFLVYACFDLIGRTYIRQNLTWKQILPVGIISYAFNLNLSAWVGGIAMRYRLYSRLGVSKSNIAKILGLSLATNWFGYMVIAGAVFSSGLVRMPPGWKLSSSALQGVGILLLLLSAGYLAACRFAKRREWAIRGIEIDLPSLRMAVLQLALGALNWALMAAVIFTLLPGKLDYPLVLGVLLISAIAGVITHIPAGLGVLEAVFVALLQHEVSRGSLVAGLLAYRAIYFILPLLIALVMYLLVEAKAKSLRISRKPK
- a CDS encoding GlxA family transcriptional regulator, whose translation is MDAERAIAELGVLIYPGAQMAAVHGLTDLFGVANRIAAEHQSAQLPLLRVSHWQVEGDQLPARVFDSHPGPERALVAVLIPPSIAGFTEGQAPQGLIRWLREQHAGGATLGGVCVGSILLAESGLLDGRSATTHWTSAKAFAERYPSIRLKADTPIVDDGDLITTAGLMAWSELGLRLVNRLLGPSIATSTARFLVVEHSDSASECGSNFAPILSHGDAAILKVQHWLQSTGATDVSLAAMAEKAGMEERTFLRRFRAATGLKPTEYCQHLRVGKAREMLEFTNGTIDHIAWTVGYQDPGAFRATFKKITGLAPSVYRTRFGVTPGAATW
- a CDS encoding DUF3182 family protein, whose product is MTPTNRKKLVVAHSVLANAPLHEVETNRALARWLAQILGLKYGGSYDPQLHDGRDLYLLPTQTLVGAAAARQLGVKGPEDLWGGYVDHDFICTKAISHGLLNRHAHAPPGWAPLFSERVRSVVLDGLSVFSLKDARPAAEHLLYTGPIRLKPIHACAGRGQEVIKSLDGFDEVLARPEAGTTFTEGVVLEQDLDQVITHSVGQSFIGGKILSYCGDQYLTEDAQGEAVYGGSNLLVVPGDYDELLKLDLPEDVRLAIHQAQVFDKAADEAYPGFYASRRNYDIAQGVDSDGQARSGVLEQSWRMGGASSAEVAALQSFVNDRGMRAIRVSSVETYNDQPLPADAIEVYRGPAQTSDFLLKYVTVKSYDG
- a CDS encoding alpha/beta hydrolase family protein yields the protein MTARSESIQIDIDNEQMSGTFLSPKSKVPGVLFVHGWGGSQERDLERAKGIAGLGCVCLTFDLRGHTGGTGIPLSRVTREDNLRDLLAAYDRLLAHPALDTSAIAVVGTSYGGYLASILTSLRPVRWLALRVPALYRDEQWHAPKRDLDKLDLRDYRSTLVRADSNRALHACSQFTGDVLLVQSETDDYVPHATIMSYRAACQQTHSLTHRIIDGADHALSEPVSQQAYTSILVDWITEMVVGERLSIIQSS
- a CDS encoding single-stranded DNA-binding protein, which translates into the protein MARGVNKVILVGTCGQDPEVRYLPNGNAVTNLSLATSEQWTDKQTGQKVEKTEWHRVSMFGKVAEIAGEYLRKGSQVYIEGKLQTREWEKDGIKRYTTEIVVDMQGTMQLLGGRPQGDQQGQGGGNNYQQSAPRQQAPRPQQSAPQQSRPAPQQAAPQPAPDFDSFDDDIPF
- a CDS encoding cysteine hydrolase family protein → MAKQALIVVDIQNDYFPQGKWPLVGADAAADNAVRLIKAFRDAGDSVVHIRHEFTSEEAPFFTPNSEGAKLHPKVLNRADEPVVLKHFVNSFRETELKSILDEQGIKELVVVGSMSHMCVDGITRAAADFGYKVTVIHDACATRDLEFNGVNVPAAQVHAAFMAALAFAYASVVSANDFLAA